From Desulfonatronum thiosulfatophilum, a single genomic window includes:
- a CDS encoding winged helix-turn-helix domain-containing protein, whose protein sequence is MNNLPPPSMRLHIWLENDQGTLIGLGRAMLLIKIRESGSLRKAAEELGISYRAAWGKVRQAQEYLGEELVRKNGKGYVLTEAGENLARGFMEWYDKVERFALDQAQDHFPWPVLPFTVKRSSPPQSNSAR, encoded by the coding sequence ATGAACAATTTACCACCTCCCTCCATGCGATTGCACATTTGGCTGGAGAATGACCAGGGAACCTTGATCGGCCTTGGCCGGGCCATGCTTTTGATCAAGATCAGGGAAAGCGGCTCCTTGCGCAAGGCCGCGGAGGAACTGGGCATTTCCTACCGGGCTGCATGGGGTAAAGTCAGGCAGGCCCAGGAGTACCTGGGCGAGGAACTGGTTCGCAAAAACGGCAAAGGATATGTTTTGACGGAAGCCGGGGAAAATTTGGCTCGCGGTTTTATGGAATGGTACGACAAGGTGGAGCGTTTTGCTCTCGACCAGGCCCAGGATCATTTTCCCTGGCCGGTACTGCCTTTTACCGTCAAACGATCCTCTCCACCACAATCCAATTCGGCAAGGTGA
- the hflK gene encoding FtsH protease activity modulator HflK, whose protein sequence is MNWDWDKLQDKRKRNGPPNGGPDLAQINEQLNKLKNIKLPGGGKVIFLVVLLLWLASGIYIVNPDELGVVQRFGAFHRITEPGPHFRIPYPFESVKTPKVTQVRRFEIGYRTIGQPTAAGGEPQYRIVPEESHMLTGDENIVDVQFIVQYQLKDPVKYLFNIQMPDASVKSAAETAMREVIGYNMLDAALTDGKPAIQDETRALMQMIMDRYESGIQILAVQLQDVQPPEPVIDSFRDVVRAREDAVRIQNQAEAYRNDIVPRARGEAAIILNQAEAHKEAIVRRAEGEAQRFLSILAEYNQAPDVTRTRMYIETMEEILSNPELTKTFLSDQALSQVLPYLPLDRIAPRTRNPEPADAGRQAGQPAVSTGASAPTGSPAVRGGRAQ, encoded by the coding sequence ATGAACTGGGACTGGGATAAACTCCAAGACAAACGGAAAAGGAACGGCCCTCCGAACGGGGGCCCGGATCTCGCGCAAATCAACGAACAGTTGAACAAATTGAAGAATATCAAGCTGCCTGGTGGCGGCAAGGTTATTTTCTTGGTTGTTCTCCTGCTCTGGCTTGCATCCGGGATCTACATCGTCAATCCCGACGAACTCGGTGTAGTGCAACGCTTTGGAGCCTTTCACCGAATAACGGAACCGGGGCCTCACTTTCGCATCCCCTATCCATTCGAGTCCGTGAAGACTCCCAAGGTGACCCAAGTCCGGCGATTTGAAATCGGCTACCGGACGATCGGACAGCCTACGGCCGCGGGGGGGGAACCGCAGTACAGGATAGTACCTGAAGAATCGCACATGCTTACCGGTGACGAAAACATCGTTGATGTGCAATTCATCGTCCAGTACCAACTGAAGGATCCCGTCAAGTACTTGTTCAACATCCAGATGCCGGACGCTTCCGTGAAAAGCGCCGCTGAAACGGCCATGCGCGAAGTCATCGGCTACAACATGCTGGATGCGGCCTTGACCGATGGCAAACCGGCCATTCAGGATGAAACCCGTGCCTTGATGCAAATGATCATGGATCGTTACGAATCCGGAATCCAAATCCTGGCGGTACAATTGCAGGACGTGCAGCCGCCGGAACCGGTTATTGACTCGTTTCGAGACGTGGTTCGAGCCAGGGAAGACGCGGTTCGCATCCAGAACCAGGCCGAGGCCTACCGCAACGACATCGTGCCCCGGGCTCGCGGTGAAGCCGCGATCATCCTGAACCAGGCCGAGGCGCACAAGGAAGCCATCGTCCGCAGGGCCGAGGGTGAAGCGCAACGCTTCCTCTCCATACTGGCGGAATACAATCAGGCTCCGGATGTCACCAGAACGCGGATGTACATCGAAACCATGGAGGAGATTCTGAGCAATCCCGAACTGACGAAAACATTTCTCTCGGATCAGGCCTTGAGTCAGGTTCTTCCCTATCTGCCCCTGGACAGAATCGCTCCACGCACCAGAAATCCTGAACCCGCTGATGCGGGTCGACAGGCCGGTCAACCCGCGGTATCCACAGGGGCCTCCGCCCCCACGGGCTCCCCCGCGGTTCGAGGAGGGCGCGCACAATGA
- a CDS encoding GGDEF domain-containing response regulator, with translation MSMKTVLIADDSPSNLQLLYTILSKSGYVVLVAENGAEVLEIIEEETPDIFLLDVMMPGMDGLELCRRIKQSGRFAATPIVFITAKNSSEDIVGGFSAGAVDYITKPFNEAEILARVQTHIRLHDVLLELERLRQLALDANPLTQLPGNNTILRAIRDALRSSQEVSVVYVDIDNFKAFNDKYGFAAGDQVLRFTANKLVTVVEEICGKGQMVGHVGGDDFVFIAPSHCTLDAVRLLIREFDHGIRSFYDTHDLEKAEIMVEDRTGNLRSFPLMSISLGVVELQLGVFKHHLEVASMCAEVKSMAKSISGSSFFVNRRERNKKSSPEREAGDWEREPDPDKPDLR, from the coding sequence ATGAGCATGAAGACGGTCTTGATTGCCGATGATTCGCCAAGCAACCTGCAGCTTTTATACACTATTCTCTCCAAATCCGGTTACGTGGTCCTGGTTGCCGAGAACGGCGCCGAAGTTTTGGAAATCATAGAGGAAGAAACGCCGGACATTTTTTTGCTGGACGTCATGATGCCCGGCATGGACGGATTGGAACTGTGCCGCAGGATCAAGCAGAGTGGCAGGTTCGCGGCCACGCCCATTGTCTTCATCACGGCCAAGAATTCCTCCGAAGATATTGTCGGCGGCTTCTCCGCCGGAGCCGTTGACTATATCACCAAGCCCTTCAACGAGGCGGAAATCCTGGCTCGCGTGCAGACGCACATTCGGTTGCACGACGTGCTTCTGGAACTGGAGCGATTGCGTCAACTGGCCCTGGATGCAAACCCTCTGACCCAGTTGCCTGGAAACAACACCATCCTCAGGGCGATCCGCGATGCGTTGAGGAGTAGTCAGGAAGTGAGCGTGGTCTATGTGGACATCGACAATTTCAAGGCGTTCAACGACAAGTACGGTTTTGCGGCCGGGGATCAGGTTCTGCGGTTCACAGCCAATAAGCTTGTCACGGTGGTGGAAGAGATTTGCGGCAAGGGGCAGATGGTCGGCCATGTGGGAGGAGACGATTTTGTCTTCATCGCCCCATCACACTGTACGCTGGATGCGGTCAGGCTGTTAATACGTGAGTTCGATCACGGCATCAGGAGCTTCTATGACACCCATGACCTGGAAAAGGCGGAAATCATGGTAGAGGATCGCACGGGGAACCTGCGGTCATTTCCCCTGATGAGCATCAGCCTGGGGGTGGTGGAGTTACAGCTCGGCGTGTTCAAGCATCATCTCGAGGTCGCCAGCATGTGCGCCGAAGTAAAATCAATGGCCAAAAGCATTTCCGGCAGTTCCTTTTTCGTGAATCGCCGCGAGCGCAACAAAAAATCCTCGCCGGAACGCGAAGCCGGCGATTGGGAGAGGGAGCCGGACCCGGACAAGCCGGACCTCAGGTGA
- a CDS encoding phosphomannomutase/phosphoglucomutase: MKSVKQEIFRAYDIRGVVDRDFDEEWVEMLGRACGTFFLQHGKRQAVVGHDCRHSSPGYQSAMIRGLLATGVDVLFINMVPTPVFYYAVKKFNREAGVMITASHNPPEFNGFKVWLGEGTIHSEDVQELYAIMRRGEFARGQGMAVEHDVVPAYLEEVGSQVCLESPVRVVVDGGNGAGGEICAELLRRIGADVVELYCKPDGDFPNHHPDPTRDENNVDLRAKVLETKAHVGIGLDGDGDRIGALDEQGKMIYGDRLLAVFARQILKDHPGATVIGEVKCSHLMFQDIADHGGKPIMGQTGHSLIKARMKETNAVLAGEMSGHMFFADRYYGFDDALYASLRLVEIIGQAPDKPLSTYLAEWPRIFSTPELRMDCPEEIKFQVVEKAQTYFRERYDIVDVDGVRIVLPDGWGLLRASNTQPVLVLRFEAESEKRLTEIRALVEEPLQQWIAEFSGKMP; the protein is encoded by the coding sequence ATGAAATCCGTGAAGCAGGAGATATTTCGGGCGTATGATATCCGGGGGGTCGTGGACCGGGATTTTGACGAGGAATGGGTGGAAATGCTCGGCAGAGCATGTGGAACCTTTTTCCTGCAGCACGGCAAGCGGCAAGCCGTAGTCGGACATGATTGCCGGCACAGTTCTCCGGGGTACCAGAGCGCCATGATCAGGGGCTTGCTCGCAACGGGCGTGGATGTCCTTTTCATCAACATGGTTCCAACGCCGGTGTTTTACTATGCGGTCAAGAAGTTCAACCGCGAGGCGGGGGTGATGATCACCGCCAGTCATAATCCACCGGAATTCAATGGGTTCAAGGTGTGGCTCGGCGAGGGGACAATTCACTCAGAGGATGTTCAGGAACTGTACGCCATCATGCGCCGGGGCGAATTCGCCCGGGGGCAGGGCATGGCCGTGGAACACGACGTTGTTCCGGCGTACCTGGAAGAGGTTGGGTCCCAGGTTTGCCTGGAAAGCCCGGTTCGGGTCGTGGTGGACGGCGGCAATGGCGCGGGCGGGGAAATCTGCGCCGAGTTATTGCGGCGGATCGGTGCGGACGTTGTGGAATTGTATTGCAAGCCGGACGGCGATTTTCCCAACCACCACCCGGATCCGACCCGGGATGAAAACAATGTTGATCTGCGGGCCAAGGTTCTGGAGACAAAGGCCCATGTCGGCATCGGTCTGGACGGGGACGGGGACCGTATCGGCGCGCTGGATGAACAGGGTAAGATGATCTACGGGGATCGCCTGCTGGCTGTTTTCGCCCGCCAAATCCTCAAGGACCACCCCGGCGCAACGGTCATCGGGGAAGTGAAGTGTTCGCACCTGATGTTTCAGGATATCGCCGATCACGGTGGAAAGCCGATCATGGGGCAAACGGGCCACTCCCTGATCAAGGCCAGAATGAAGGAAACCAATGCGGTGCTGGCCGGTGAAATGAGCGGGCACATGTTCTTTGCCGACCGCTACTACGGATTTGACGACGCATTGTATGCTTCCCTCAGGCTGGTGGAGATCATCGGCCAGGCACCGGACAAGCCTTTGAGCACGTACCTGGCCGAATGGCCCAGGATCTTTTCAACGCCGGAACTGCGAATGGACTGCCCGGAAGAGATCAAGTTCCAGGTCGTGGAAAAAGCCCAGACCTACTTCCGGGAGCGCTACGACATCGTTGACGTCGACGGGGTCCGGATTGTCCTTCCCGACGGTTGGGGATTATTACGCGCTTCAAATACCCAACCCGTTCTGGTGTTGCGTTTTGAGGCTGAATCCGAAAAAAGACTGACGGAGATTCGGGCTCTGGTGGAAGAGCCCCTGCAACAGTGGATTGCTGAATTCTCCGGCAAGATGCCGTGA
- a CDS encoding TPM domain-containing protein, which produces MPFSVRRDAPPWEGLLRTLGVIFVFMGVIWLFWKHNQRTIEMLDTRQVVMDQTGALTEEQKDSVVDLSRALRASFGLELRLLIATDALATPALDAKTIYIALNPEQEQVLVVLPPIVERALGYGFTAYLRHEHFMPYWESGNWQRGLGEALGMIWDTLSSPGAARFEPRDSGEQFGNDGSYRGPVQTEDQKE; this is translated from the coding sequence GTGCCATTTAGCGTAAGAAGGGATGCCCCCCCCTGGGAGGGGTTGTTGCGAACCCTGGGCGTGATCTTTGTGTTCATGGGCGTGATCTGGCTATTCTGGAAGCATAATCAACGGACCATCGAAATGCTGGATACGCGTCAGGTTGTGATGGATCAGACCGGCGCCTTGACAGAGGAGCAGAAGGATTCCGTCGTGGATCTGTCGCGAGCCCTGCGTGCATCTTTTGGGCTGGAACTGCGCCTGCTCATCGCAACGGATGCCCTCGCCACGCCTGCCCTGGACGCCAAAACCATCTACATTGCCCTGAATCCGGAACAGGAGCAGGTGCTCGTGGTGCTGCCTCCCATTGTGGAACGAGCTTTGGGGTATGGTTTTACAGCCTATCTGCGCCATGAGCACTTCATGCCGTACTGGGAAAGCGGCAACTGGCAACGGGGATTGGGAGAAGCCTTGGGTATGATCTGGGATACATTGAGCAGCCCTGGCGCCGCCCGCTTCGAGCCTCGCGATTCAGGAGAGCAATTTGGAAATGACGGGTCCTACCGGGGCCCCGTGCAAACAGAGGATCAAAAGGAATGA
- a CDS encoding bifunctional nucleoside/nucleotide kinase/histidine phosphatase family protein, producing METTIKKLCIAMVGLPARGKSTIALRLKESLEAENFTVSIFNNGEVRRSMLSANTAHADFFSPENHEGVEIREQIARQNMQAAVDFLASGGDIALLDATNITRARRMSICSGMSPIPVLFIECINEDKTLLATSIAHKTKISEFGHMTFPEALQNFEKRIQLYESQYETLRSEDNFVILNSLQNRVVREKVTDDIPHYPRIRDILVSDMIPNLYLVRHGETYFNRERRIGGDSRLTEKGLHQAEQLAKHFQNVQVPFIFTSTKTRTIQMAEIIAACQEKSVHVPLKELDEIDAGICESMTYDEIRKQHPQIHVARSMDKYRYIYPEGEGYITLQPRIQLGIKKALYLSGNAENIIIIGHQAVNRMILSYFLFRRMEDVPYIYIPQDKYFHIVSTQTKKLFELKKF from the coding sequence GTGGAAACTACGATCAAAAAACTCTGCATCGCCATGGTCGGTCTTCCGGCTCGAGGCAAGTCGACCATCGCCTTACGGCTCAAGGAAAGTCTGGAAGCGGAAAATTTTACCGTTTCGATATTCAACAACGGCGAGGTCCGGAGAAGCATGCTCTCGGCCAACACGGCTCATGCAGACTTCTTCAGCCCGGAAAATCATGAAGGCGTAGAAATTCGAGAACAGATCGCCCGCCAGAATATGCAAGCGGCAGTGGATTTCCTTGCCTCGGGAGGAGACATTGCTCTTCTCGACGCCACTAACATCACCCGGGCCCGGCGGATGTCCATCTGCAGCGGCATGAGCCCCATTCCTGTGCTGTTCATCGAGTGCATCAACGAAGACAAGACATTGCTGGCCACCAGCATTGCTCACAAGACCAAAATTTCCGAATTCGGGCACATGACCTTTCCGGAGGCTCTGCAAAATTTTGAAAAGCGGATTCAGTTGTATGAAAGCCAATATGAGACGCTACGCTCCGAGGACAATTTCGTCATCCTCAACTCTCTTCAAAATCGAGTGGTGCGGGAAAAGGTAACGGATGACATTCCCCACTATCCCCGCATCCGCGACATCCTCGTTTCCGACATGATTCCCAATCTTTACCTTGTCCGCCATGGAGAAACGTATTTTAACCGGGAACGCCGGATCGGCGGAGACTCCAGACTGACTGAAAAGGGGCTGCATCAGGCGGAACAACTTGCGAAACATTTTCAGAACGTTCAGGTCCCGTTCATCTTCACCAGCACAAAAACCAGAACCATTCAAATGGCCGAGATTATCGCAGCCTGCCAGGAAAAATCCGTCCATGTCCCCTTGAAGGAACTGGATGAAATCGATGCCGGCATCTGCGAGTCCATGACCTACGATGAAATCCGGAAACAGCATCCGCAGATCCATGTAGCCCGCAGCATGGACAAGTACCGCTACATCTATCCTGAAGGCGAAGGATACATCACTCTTCAGCCCCGCATCCAGCTGGGAATCAAGAAGGCCCTGTACCTCAGCGGCAATGCCGAGAACATCATTATCATCGGTCACCAGGCCGTGAACCGAATGATCCTGTCCTATTTTCTCTTCCGCCGGATGGAGGACGTGCCCTACATCTACATCCCCCAGGACAAGTATTTCCACATCGTATCCACGCAGACCAAGAAACTCTTTGAATTGAAGAAATTCTAG
- the hflC gene encoding protease modulator HflC — protein sequence MKTPRLTLPVFLVAAFLLFILVTQSAYIVDETERGIVLQLGRPVGETKGPGLHFKLPFIQNVLYFDARILDYDSRPAEILTRDKKNMMVDNYSKWRIVDPLRFYTTLRTLPMGQARLDDIIYAELRVLLGRHTLTEVVTTKRSQIMEELTLKSNELVQEYGIEVIDVRIKRTDLPAETQRAVFNRMIAEREREAKTYRAEGEETAANIRSQADRERVILLAQATRTAQHLRGEGDAEAVKIFGEALNRNPDFYEYMRTLEAYKKTFHGNTQIILTPSSPFLRLLQEQ from the coding sequence ATGAAGACGCCCCGCTTGACGCTTCCAGTATTCCTGGTTGCCGCTTTCCTCCTTTTCATTCTGGTAACGCAGAGCGCTTATATTGTTGATGAAACGGAACGAGGCATCGTTCTCCAGCTGGGTAGACCAGTGGGAGAGACAAAGGGACCCGGGCTGCATTTCAAGCTGCCCTTCATCCAAAACGTTCTGTATTTTGACGCCCGAATCCTGGACTACGATTCCCGCCCCGCGGAAATTCTGACCAGGGACAAAAAGAACATGATGGTGGACAACTACTCCAAGTGGCGCATCGTTGATCCCTTGCGGTTCTACACCACGTTGCGCACCCTACCCATGGGGCAGGCCCGCCTGGACGACATCATCTATGCCGAGTTGCGAGTCTTGCTTGGTCGGCACACCCTGACTGAAGTCGTGACCACCAAGCGGTCGCAGATCATGGAAGAGTTGACGCTCAAAAGCAATGAACTGGTCCAGGAGTACGGCATCGAGGTCATCGACGTTCGTATCAAGCGCACCGACCTGCCCGCGGAAACACAGCGCGCCGTATTCAACAGGATGATTGCCGAACGTGAGCGGGAGGCCAAGACCTACCGCGCCGAGGGTGAAGAAACCGCCGCCAACATCCGTTCTCAAGCTGATCGTGAAAGGGTCATCCTGCTGGCGCAAGCCACGCGGACGGCGCAGCACCTGCGCGGTGAAGGCGATGCGGAAGCCGTGAAAATATTCGGTGAAGCCTTGAACCGTAACCCTGATTTCTACGAGTACATGCGGACTCTGGAAGCATACAAGAAGACCTTTCACGGCAACACTCAGATCATCCTTACTCCCTCCAGCCCATTCCTGAGGCTGTTGCAGGAACAATAA
- a CDS encoding FmdE family protein, with protein MQNESPNVQVGKRSFDDFLLMVRDFHGSAAPGLVLGGFMVEEARRHLPEETLFDAISETTHCLPDAVQLLTPCTIGNGWLRIINLGRYALTLYDKYAGNGVRIFLDSRKVESWPAMKIWYMKLKPKKEQDSVALFEEIKAAGASVCSLENVQIAAHLLQRRGRGGIVVCPVCGEAYPQLDGRICRACQGEAPYVGNVSTIASPPLRAVPVDQAVGRKALHDMTRIEPGKSKDAVFVHGQEITVGDICRLQQMGRMHVYVQDQEGVEREDAPDWVHENQAAESFARAMAGEGVELRLPPREGKVDLLAARDGLLSVGTDLLEAFNLVPDVMCASRHDAVLVKQGMAVAGTRAVPLYISKQHYLRAMSILEQGPLFSILPLRKAQVGILVTGTEVFQGLVEDKFIPIVSSKVQALGSDVLGAKIVPDSRSDIAAAVRELLDLGVDLLVTTAGLSVDPDDVTRQALLEAGAEDLLYGTPILPGTMTLFARIGQVQVLGVPACALFFKTTSLDLFLPRLLAGRTVTRRELARMGAGSLCMQCRTCSFPKCPFGK; from the coding sequence ATGCAAAATGAATCCCCAAATGTCCAAGTTGGTAAAAGGTCCTTTGACGATTTTCTTTTGATGGTTCGCGACTTTCACGGATCCGCTGCCCCGGGCTTGGTTCTTGGCGGTTTCATGGTCGAGGAGGCCAGACGGCATCTGCCCGAAGAAACGCTTTTCGACGCCATTTCCGAAACCACCCACTGTTTGCCGGACGCCGTTCAGTTGCTCACGCCCTGCACCATCGGCAACGGCTGGCTGCGAATCATCAATCTTGGTCGGTACGCCCTGACGCTTTACGACAAGTATGCCGGCAACGGTGTCCGAATTTTTCTTGATTCCCGAAAAGTCGAATCCTGGCCGGCCATGAAGATATGGTACATGAAGCTCAAGCCCAAGAAGGAACAGGACAGCGTGGCACTGTTTGAAGAGATCAAGGCCGCTGGAGCGAGCGTATGCAGCCTGGAGAACGTGCAGATAGCTGCGCATTTGCTGCAACGCCGGGGTCGGGGTGGAATCGTGGTCTGTCCGGTCTGCGGGGAAGCCTATCCCCAGTTGGATGGACGTATTTGCCGGGCCTGCCAGGGTGAAGCGCCTTATGTGGGAAACGTATCGACCATTGCTTCGCCTCCCCTCCGGGCGGTGCCCGTGGACCAGGCGGTGGGTCGCAAGGCCCTGCACGACATGACCCGGATCGAACCGGGCAAGAGCAAGGACGCCGTGTTTGTCCACGGCCAGGAAATCACTGTTGGGGACATCTGCCGGTTGCAGCAAATGGGGCGCATGCACGTTTATGTGCAGGACCAGGAAGGGGTGGAGCGAGAGGATGCCCCGGATTGGGTGCATGAAAACCAGGCCGCTGAATCCTTTGCCCGGGCCATGGCCGGGGAGGGTGTTGAACTGCGTCTCCCCCCCCGAGAAGGCAAGGTGGATCTCCTGGCCGCCCGGGACGGTCTGTTGAGCGTGGGCACGGATCTCCTGGAAGCCTTCAATCTTGTTCCGGACGTGATGTGCGCTTCACGCCACGACGCGGTGCTGGTTAAGCAGGGCATGGCCGTGGCCGGAACCAGGGCCGTTCCGCTCTACATTTCCAAACAGCATTACCTGCGGGCCATGAGCATCCTGGAGCAGGGGCCGCTTTTTTCCATCCTGCCCCTGCGCAAGGCACAGGTCGGGATACTGGTCACCGGCACCGAGGTTTTTCAGGGGCTGGTGGAGGACAAGTTCATCCCCATCGTCAGTTCCAAGGTGCAGGCTCTGGGCAGCGATGTGCTGGGTGCCAAAATCGTCCCGGACAGCCGGAGCGACATTGCCGCTGCCGTCCGGGAACTGTTGGATCTTGGGGTCGATTTGCTGGTCACCACCGCAGGCTTGTCCGTGGATCCGGATGACGTGACCAGACAGGCTCTTCTGGAGGCCGGAGCCGAGGATCTGCTGTACGGTACGCCGATCCTGCCGGGTACCATGACCCTTTTCGCCCGAATCGGCCAGGTTCAGGTGCTGGGCGTTCCGGCGTGCGCCTTGTTTTTCAAGACCACCAGCCTGGATCTGTTCCTGCCTCGTCTCCTGGCCGGACGGACGGTCACCCGGCGGGAACTGGCCCGCATGGGAGCCGGCTCCTTATGCATGCAATGCCGGACCTGTTCCTTTCCCAAGTGTCCCTTTGGAAAATAA
- a CDS encoding fused MFS/spermidine synthase — translation MLEITVFICGAVVMILELTGSRIMAPFLGTSLVVWTGLIGVVLAALSLGYWWGGRLADRNPSMSRLAWIVFSAGALIALIALIQAPILRLLQAHVSNLHLGVLLGTVILFAPASILLGMIAPFAVKMKLASLEQSGAVVGRMYALSTIGSIVGTFMAGFVLLSFFGSLSILLFLGGVMTLLAMALAPRSGLAVKSAFLVLVVLGAMLHVQHRQALAERGFIDMDTTYNRIIVARAVEESTGRQLQVMSTGPGWLQSAMYLDDPFELTLPYTRFFRLAEVYVPAFRRVLMVGGGGYSFPKFLMQTRPDLELDVVEIDPAFTALAKSYFHFSPDDRVAVHHLDARRYLNQVHQPYDVIILDAFNSHYSIPYQLTTRQAMQRIAANMDDNGVVLVNLISAVSGDQGRFLRALLATMESVFVQVNVYPVTEPDNDALVQNIVLAARKIPDTTTPALNDNNGLSDIIASRWTHPIPRDLPLLTDALAPVERYLP, via the coding sequence ATGCTGGAAATAACAGTTTTTATCTGCGGGGCCGTGGTCATGATCCTGGAATTGACCGGATCACGGATCATGGCCCCATTTCTTGGCACTTCTCTCGTGGTCTGGACCGGCCTGATCGGAGTTGTTCTGGCTGCCCTCAGTCTCGGATACTGGTGGGGCGGACGTTTGGCCGATCGCAATCCGTCCATGTCGAGACTGGCCTGGATCGTCTTTTCAGCCGGCGCGCTGATCGCGCTGATCGCGCTCATTCAGGCGCCCATTCTCCGGCTGCTCCAGGCCCATGTATCCAATCTTCACCTTGGGGTGCTGCTGGGAACCGTGATTCTTTTCGCGCCGGCCAGCATTCTTTTAGGCATGATCGCTCCCTTTGCCGTCAAGATGAAACTTGCTTCCCTTGAACAGTCCGGTGCCGTTGTCGGTCGCATGTACGCCCTGTCCACCATCGGCAGCATCGTGGGGACGTTCATGGCCGGGTTTGTGCTGCTCTCGTTTTTCGGCAGCCTGTCCATCCTGCTGTTTCTCGGCGGGGTGATGACCCTGCTGGCCATGGCTCTGGCCCCCCGATCCGGGCTTGCGGTGAAATCCGCGTTTCTGGTCCTGGTGGTTCTGGGAGCCATGCTCCACGTCCAGCACAGACAGGCCCTCGCGGAGCGCGGCTTCATCGACATGGACACGACTTACAACCGCATCATTGTGGCCCGGGCCGTGGAAGAATCCACCGGAAGACAACTGCAGGTGATGTCCACCGGGCCGGGATGGTTGCAGTCAGCCATGTATCTGGATGATCCGTTTGAACTGACCTTGCCCTATACCCGTTTTTTCCGACTGGCCGAGGTCTATGTCCCAGCCTTTCGCCGTGTCTTGATGGTTGGCGGAGGAGGATACTCCTTCCCGAAATTCCTGATGCAGACCCGGCCGGATCTGGAACTGGACGTGGTGGAGATCGATCCTGCCTTTACCGCGTTGGCAAAATCATACTTTCATTTTTCGCCCGATGACCGTGTGGCCGTCCATCATCTTGATGCCCGTCGGTACCTCAATCAGGTTCACCAGCCCTACGATGTGATCATCCTGGATGCCTTCAACTCCCATTACTCCATCCCATATCAACTCACCACACGCCAGGCCATGCAGCGTATCGCCGCAAATATGGACGATAACGGCGTGGTGCTGGTCAATCTGATATCCGCTGTTTCCGGTGACCAGGGACGTTTTCTGAGGGCTCTTCTGGCCACCATGGAAAGCGTTTTCGTCCAGGTGAACGTCTATCCCGTCACTGAGCCGGACAATGACGCCTTGGTCCAGAATATCGTCCTTGCGGCCCGGAAGATCCCGGACACGACAACCCCTGCGTTGAACGACAATAACGGACTTTCGGATATAATCGCCAGCCGCTGGACACATCCAATCCCGCGCGACCTCCCCTTGCTCACGGACGCCCTGGCTCCGGTGGAGCGATATCTGCCCTAA
- a CDS encoding response regulator, protein MSAQILLVEDDHLNRFALKMLLEKNGYIVHEAEDGKQALALMESQTIDCVLMDIQLPVMNGVESTEIIRAHDGTLYNPNVPIIAITAYAMPGDREKFLKAGMNDYLAKPVSIQEVEQAMQNLLQT, encoded by the coding sequence ATGTCAGCACAAATTTTACTGGTCGAGGATGATCATCTCAACAGATTTGCTCTCAAGATGCTCCTGGAAAAAAATGGCTACATTGTCCATGAAGCCGAAGACGGCAAACAGGCTTTGGCCCTGATGGAATCGCAGACCATCGACTGCGTGCTGATGGACATCCAACTGCCCGTGATGAACGGAGTGGAATCCACCGAAATCATCCGTGCCCATGACGGAACCCTCTACAACCCGAATGTGCCCATAATCGCCATAACGGCTTATGCCATGCCTGGAGATCGGGAAAAATTCCTGAAAGCCGGAATGAACGATTATTTGGCCAAACCGGTCTCCATTCAGGAAGTGGAACAGGCGATGCAAAATCTGCTGCAAACATGA